The following proteins are co-located in the Haloplanus sp. HW8-1 genome:
- a CDS encoding tubulin/FtsZ family protein: MKLAMIGFGQAGGKIVDKFLEYDQRTGSEIVRAAVAVNTAKADLMGLEHIPQDQRVLIGQSRVKGHGVGADNELGAEIAEEDIGEIQGAIDGIPVHEVDAFLVVAGLGGGTGSGGSPVLAKHLKRIYTEPVYGLGILPGSDEGGIYTLNAARSFQTLVNEVDNLLVFDNDAWRKTGESVQSGYDEINDEIVRRFGILFGAGEVREGQEVAESVVDSSEIINTLSGGGVSTVGYASETVERKQQSSGLLSKLTGNEQSVEDQLDSANTTNRITSLVRKAALGRLTLPCEIDGTERALLVMAGPSAYLNRKGIERGRKWLEEQTGSMEVRGGDYPVNDSDFVASAILLSGVTNVPRIKELQQVAIEAQDNISEIREESEANLQNLVEDDEDELESLF, from the coding sequence ATGAAACTGGCCATGATCGGTTTCGGGCAGGCCGGCGGCAAGATCGTCGACAAGTTCCTCGAGTACGATCAGCGGACGGGGAGCGAAATCGTCCGCGCGGCGGTCGCCGTCAACACTGCCAAGGCTGACCTGATGGGTCTCGAACACATCCCGCAGGATCAGCGCGTGCTCATCGGCCAGTCCCGGGTGAAGGGACACGGCGTGGGCGCGGACAACGAACTCGGTGCGGAGATCGCCGAGGAGGACATCGGCGAGATCCAGGGTGCCATCGACGGTATCCCCGTCCACGAGGTCGACGCCTTCCTCGTCGTCGCCGGCCTCGGGGGCGGCACCGGGAGCGGCGGCTCGCCGGTCCTCGCGAAACACCTCAAGCGCATTTACACGGAGCCCGTTTACGGTCTCGGCATCCTCCCCGGCAGCGACGAGGGCGGGATCTACACGCTCAACGCCGCCCGCTCGTTCCAGACGCTCGTCAACGAGGTCGACAACCTGCTCGTTTTCGACAACGACGCCTGGCGCAAGACCGGCGAATCCGTCCAGAGCGGCTACGACGAAATCAACGACGAGATCGTCCGCCGGTTCGGCATCCTGTTCGGCGCGGGCGAGGTCCGCGAGGGACAGGAGGTCGCCGAATCCGTCGTCGACAGCTCCGAGATCATCAACACGCTCTCGGGTGGCGGCGTCTCGACCGTCGGCTACGCCTCGGAGACCGTCGAGCGCAAACAGCAGTCCAGCGGCCTGCTCTCGAAACTCACCGGCAACGAGCAGTCCGTCGAGGACCAACTCGACTCGGCCAACACGACCAACCGCATCACGAGCCTCGTCCGCAAGGCCGCCTTGGGTCGGCTGACCCTCCCCTGTGAGATCGACGGTACCGAACGCGCCCTCCTCGTGATGGCCGGGCCCTCCGCCTACCTGAACCGGAAAGGCATCGAACGCGGCCGGAAATGGCTCGAAGAGCAGACCGGCAGCATGGAAGTCAGGGGCGGCGACTACCCCGTCAACGACAGCGACTTCGTCGCCTCGGCCATCCTGCTTTCCGGAGTCACCAACGTTCCCCGCATCAAGGAACTCCAGCAGGTCGCCATCGAAGCACAGGACAACATCAGCGAGATCCGCGAAGAGAGCGAAGCCAACCTCCAGAACCTAGTCGAAGATGACGAGGACGAACTCGAATCGCTCTTCTAG
- a CDS encoding complex I NDUFA9 subunit family protein: MDVLVTGGTGFVGRHLCRELKSRGHSVTALARQPSKGDLPGGVEKAMGDVTAYDSLVEPMEGQDAVVNLVALSPLFKPSGGDEMHDRIHRGGTENVVRAAEETGVEKILQMSALGADPDGATAYIRAKGAAEEIVKSSSLRYVIFRPSVIFGDGGEFVPFTKKLAPPYLTPLPGGGKTRFQPIWIEDLVPMLAAAVEDDAYDGGIYEIGGPQRLSLADVARTVHGSEGRPTTVIPVPMALAKIGLSALGSLPGAPMGADQYRSLRFDNTAAHNDVEAFDVEEGDLRTLGEYLGDR, from the coding sequence ATGGATGTCCTCGTAACCGGCGGGACCGGATTCGTCGGCCGACACCTGTGCCGGGAACTAAAATCGCGGGGTCACTCGGTGACGGCGCTCGCGCGACAACCGAGCAAGGGCGATCTGCCCGGGGGCGTCGAGAAGGCGATGGGGGACGTGACCGCCTACGACTCGCTGGTCGAACCCATGGAGGGACAGGACGCGGTCGTCAACCTGGTCGCGCTCTCACCGCTGTTCAAGCCCTCGGGCGGCGACGAGATGCACGACCGGATCCACCGGGGCGGGACCGAAAACGTCGTGCGAGCGGCCGAGGAGACGGGCGTCGAGAAGATCCTGCAGATGAGCGCGCTCGGCGCCGATCCCGACGGCGCGACGGCGTACATCCGCGCCAAGGGAGCGGCCGAAGAGATCGTCAAGTCGTCGTCGCTGCGCTATGTCATCTTCCGACCGTCGGTGATCTTCGGCGACGGCGGCGAGTTCGTCCCCTTCACGAAAAAGCTCGCGCCGCCGTACCTGACGCCCCTGCCGGGCGGCGGGAAGACCCGGTTCCAGCCCATCTGGATCGAGGATCTCGTGCCCATGCTCGCGGCGGCGGTCGAGGACGACGCCTACGACGGCGGCATCTACGAGATCGGCGGCCCCCAGCGGCTCTCGCTCGCGGACGTCGCGCGCACTGTCCACGGGAGCGAGGGGCGGCCGACGACCGTGATCCCGGTGCCGATGGCCCTCGCCAAGATCGGGCTGTCGGCGCTCGGATCGCTTCCCGGCGCGCCGATGGGTGCCGATCAGTACCGATCGCTCCGGTTCGACAACACGGCCGCGCACAACGACGTGGAGGCGTTCGACGTCGAGGAGGGGGACCTTCGCACCCTCGGGGAGTACCTCGGCGATCGCTGA
- a CDS encoding DUF7344 domain-containing protein: MSKTQHQGGRHSETIAPSEQGTPTERDPSRDTLYEVLANRRRRYAIHYLQYHRETVDLGTLAERVGAWEHGTEPDRLSATQRKNTYTALQQRHLPKMDDAGLVSFDRRDGTITPTDTLSEVDIYTEIVPSGDFPWSRYYLGLSVVELSLMTAVWADVFPLTMLSDIQWSVFCVVWVVISAIVHQIMTRRMKLGTEPAPPEVQS; the protein is encoded by the coding sequence ATGTCGAAAACACAACACCAAGGGGGGAGACACTCGGAGACGATAGCGCCGTCGGAACAGGGCACTCCGACCGAACGGGACCCCTCCCGGGACACGCTGTACGAGGTGCTGGCGAACCGTCGCCGACGGTACGCCATTCACTACTTGCAGTACCACCGTGAGACCGTCGACCTCGGGACACTCGCCGAGCGGGTGGGTGCGTGGGAACACGGGACGGAGCCGGATCGACTCTCGGCGACCCAGCGGAAGAACACGTACACGGCGTTACAGCAGCGCCATCTGCCGAAGATGGACGACGCCGGACTGGTATCGTTCGACCGGCGCGACGGGACCATCACGCCCACGGATACCCTCTCCGAGGTCGACATCTACACCGAGATCGTCCCGAGCGGGGACTTCCCCTGGAGCCGGTACTATCTCGGCCTGTCGGTAGTCGAGTTGTCCCTGATGACCGCCGTCTGGGCGGACGTCTTCCCTCTCACGATGCTCTCCGACATCCAGTGGAGCGTCTTCTGTGTCGTGTGGGTCGTGATCTCCGCCATCGTCCACCAGATCATGACACGTAGGATGAAACTGGGGACCGAACCAGCTCCGCCCGAGGTGCAATCCTAA